The following proteins are encoded in a genomic region of Leptospira ryugenii:
- the purD gene encoding phosphoribosylamine--glycine ligase, with the protein MKHKLNVLLIGSGGREHAIAHSLLHSESLSSLKVFPGNAGFSHDLIENPEYISTTDKQKFQTYLQERKIDLVVVGPEDPLVLGMADWCSEISIPCFGPSAYCAQIEGSKNFAKELMQRAKVPTASYSAFSDYTSAWAYCQKQMLPLVVKADGLAAGKGVTVAYKIEEVEQALKDIFIAQKFGSSGERVVIESFLEGSEASLFVITDGENYMCLPAAQDHKRAFDGDIGPNTGGMGAYAPAPIVTAEILKKIEHKIIQPVIREFKNVGHPYKGLLYVGLMISDSGDANVVEFNCRFGDPETQCVLRLLDEDLLKLMYQASTNSLETRTIQLKPGHSAVVVLAAEGYPDSPKKGMPIELPTSREPVIVFHAGTKWEGSLMKSTGGRILGITAYAKQLKDTLSHCYDYLTELKIPSTYYRKDIGRRAL; encoded by the coding sequence TTGAAACATAAACTAAACGTTCTTCTCATTGGGAGTGGTGGGAGAGAGCACGCGATCGCTCATTCCTTGCTCCATTCAGAATCTTTATCATCATTGAAAGTATTTCCAGGAAATGCAGGATTTTCTCATGACTTGATTGAAAATCCTGAGTACATATCTACCACCGACAAACAAAAGTTCCAAACCTATCTCCAAGAAAGAAAGATTGATTTGGTTGTTGTTGGACCAGAAGATCCTTTGGTCCTGGGTATGGCAGACTGGTGTTCCGAAATTTCCATTCCTTGTTTTGGGCCGTCAGCTTACTGTGCACAGATTGAAGGCTCAAAGAATTTTGCTAAGGAGCTTATGCAACGAGCAAAGGTCCCTACGGCATCTTATTCTGCCTTCAGTGATTATACATCCGCTTGGGCCTATTGCCAAAAACAGATGTTGCCGCTTGTTGTCAAAGCAGATGGCTTAGCAGCCGGAAAGGGTGTTACTGTAGCATATAAAATAGAAGAAGTAGAACAAGCCTTAAAAGATATCTTCATAGCACAGAAATTTGGAAGTAGTGGAGAAAGAGTTGTCATTGAATCTTTTTTAGAAGGCAGTGAAGCATCTCTCTTTGTGATCACCGATGGTGAAAACTATATGTGCCTACCCGCTGCTCAAGACCACAAACGAGCGTTTGATGGAGATATTGGTCCAAACACTGGTGGTATGGGTGCTTATGCTCCAGCACCTATTGTCACTGCAGAAATTTTAAAAAAAATCGAGCATAAAATCATACAACCAGTAATTCGCGAATTTAAAAATGTTGGGCATCCCTATAAAGGTTTGTTATATGTAGGTTTGATGATTTCTGATTCAGGTGATGCAAATGTTGTGGAATTTAACTGTCGTTTTGGTGACCCAGAAACTCAGTGTGTACTACGTTTGTTAGATGAAGATCTCCTGAAACTCATGTACCAAGCTTCCACAAATTCATTGGAGACCAGAACTATTCAATTGAAACCAGGCCATAGTGCCGTTGTTGTCCTTGCTGCGGAAGGTTATCCTGATTCGCCAAAAAAAGGGATGCCTATCGAATTACCAACAAGCCGAGAACCTGTCATCGTATTTCATGCTGGAACAAAATGGGAAGGCTCTCTAATGAAATCCACTGGTGGAAGGATTTTAGGAATCACAGCCTATGCAAAACAACTAAAGGATACACTTAGCCATTGTTATGATTATCTAACGGAGCTGAAGATCCCGAGTACTTATTATCGTAAAGACATAGGTCGGAGAGCTCTTTAA
- a CDS encoding valine--tRNA ligase, whose product MNRQLSDRYEPESVESKWIQKWEDDKVFQKNPSGRETFSIVIPPPNVTGNLHIGHALEHTIIDIIVRLERKKGKDVVWVPGMDHAGIATQMVVEKELLKEGKKKTDFTRQEFEKKIWEWKEKSGGMITRQQRLLGESVDWSRERFTMDEGLSNAVIKVFKKLYEDGLIYRGERIINWCPVTKTAISDIEVEYKEKQGKLYHIKYPLTSALASGKSIQNLSKEEYIVVATTRPETMFGDVAVCAHPEDTRYSGLKGKFVTLPLVNKEIPVLFDAFVDKEFGSGLVKITPAHDPNDFEAGNRLGLTPLLIMNLDGSLNANAGKYAGMDRFEARKKVVEDLETLGYIEKIENHTHSVGHNQRGGAVIEPLLSTQWFVKIKALAEPAIDVVRSGKIVFQPKMWEKTYFEWMENIKDWCISRQLWWGHRIPAYYAPDGTMVVAESLQEAIQLFSKQGISVKEEEIRQDEDVLDTWFSSGLWPFTVFGWPEKTEDLKKYYPTSILVTGFDIIFFWVARMIMSGLKFMGDVPFKKVLIHGLVRDKDGKKFSKSMGNVIDPLDMMKKYGTDSFRFFLAAVLPEGKDILFDESRLDGYRSFCNKIWNSSRFIFMNLPENFQIKPLNLEQLEETDLWILHEFDKTLQSFERAYADYHFFEMANLIYDFIWGSFCDWYLELSKARVYGNVSESSQENARQVLVNVLTKSLGLLHPFMPFLTEEIHAMLSPDYLSLTALPTAYGISFDHPSVKRMLVVKEIVTKVRNMRAELGVKPEKKCKIILKFNDSALQNTMEKEMKSILQLTKAETIEFLPEYTLNNTDSVGAFSLGEIVLPLEGIFDFEKEKQRLEKEKKQIQGEMEKLESKINNPAFVEKAKPEVVEKEKEKYATWKEKLESINRALEKIET is encoded by the coding sequence ATGAACAGACAACTTTCTGATCGATACGAACCAGAATCTGTAGAATCCAAATGGATTCAAAAGTGGGAGGACGATAAGGTCTTTCAAAAGAATCCGAGTGGCAGAGAGACCTTTTCGATTGTCATTCCTCCCCCCAATGTAACGGGAAACCTGCACATTGGCCACGCACTTGAACATACGATCATAGACATAATCGTCCGATTGGAAAGAAAAAAGGGAAAGGATGTGGTATGGGTTCCCGGAATGGACCATGCTGGGATAGCAACCCAGATGGTTGTGGAAAAAGAGCTCCTAAAAGAAGGCAAAAAGAAAACAGATTTCACTCGCCAAGAGTTCGAGAAAAAGATTTGGGAGTGGAAAGAAAAATCTGGAGGAATGATTACTAGACAGCAACGTCTGTTAGGTGAATCTGTCGATTGGTCTCGTGAGAGATTCACTATGGATGAAGGTTTGTCAAATGCTGTAATCAAAGTCTTCAAAAAATTATACGAAGATGGGCTCATCTACCGTGGGGAAAGAATCATCAATTGGTGCCCTGTTACAAAAACTGCAATTTCTGATATTGAAGTAGAATACAAAGAAAAACAAGGGAAATTATATCATATAAAATATCCACTAACATCTGCTCTTGCCTCTGGTAAATCGATCCAAAATTTATCAAAAGAAGAGTATATAGTAGTCGCGACCACTCGACCAGAAACTATGTTTGGTGACGTGGCAGTTTGTGCTCATCCAGAGGATACAAGGTATTCTGGACTCAAGGGAAAGTTTGTAACACTGCCACTCGTAAACAAAGAAATCCCTGTATTATTTGATGCCTTCGTTGATAAGGAGTTTGGATCAGGTTTGGTAAAAATCACACCCGCTCATGATCCAAATGATTTTGAAGCGGGGAATCGTCTAGGATTGACCCCTCTTCTCATCATGAACCTAGATGGATCTCTAAATGCGAATGCTGGCAAATATGCTGGTATGGATCGATTTGAGGCACGTAAAAAGGTCGTGGAAGATCTAGAGACATTGGGTTATATAGAAAAAATTGAAAATCATACCCATAGTGTTGGCCATAACCAAAGGGGAGGAGCTGTCATTGAACCTCTGTTATCGACTCAATGGTTTGTGAAAATAAAGGCATTGGCTGAGCCAGCAATTGATGTTGTGCGATCGGGAAAGATTGTCTTCCAGCCTAAGATGTGGGAAAAAACGTACTTTGAATGGATGGAAAACATAAAGGATTGGTGCATCTCCCGTCAACTTTGGTGGGGCCATCGGATTCCAGCGTATTATGCACCAGACGGGACTATGGTCGTTGCTGAGTCTTTACAAGAAGCAATCCAACTTTTTTCTAAACAAGGAATCTCTGTAAAAGAGGAAGAGATTCGCCAAGATGAAGATGTATTGGATACCTGGTTTTCCTCTGGTTTGTGGCCGTTTACTGTTTTTGGTTGGCCTGAAAAGACAGAAGATTTAAAAAAATATTACCCAACTTCGATATTAGTCACGGGTTTTGATATTATTTTCTTTTGGGTCGCTAGGATGATCATGAGCGGATTGAAGTTTATGGGGGATGTACCTTTCAAAAAAGTGCTCATTCATGGCTTGGTTCGGGATAAAGACGGAAAGAAGTTCAGCAAATCCATGGGTAATGTAATTGATCCTTTGGATATGATGAAAAAGTACGGAACTGATTCCTTTCGATTCTTTTTGGCAGCGGTACTTCCTGAAGGAAAGGACATTCTGTTCGATGAATCTAGATTAGATGGTTACCGTTCATTTTGTAACAAAATTTGGAATTCAAGTCGGTTCATTTTCATGAATTTGCCAGAAAATTTTCAAATTAAGCCCCTCAATTTAGAACAATTAGAGGAAACGGACCTTTGGATTTTGCATGAATTTGATAAGACCCTCCAGAGCTTTGAGCGTGCCTATGCAGATTACCATTTTTTTGAGATGGCAAATCTTATTTATGATTTTATCTGGGGTTCATTTTGTGACTGGTATTTAGAGCTTTCTAAAGCTAGAGTATATGGAAATGTCTCAGAATCTTCGCAAGAGAACGCGAGACAAGTTTTGGTGAATGTTTTAACAAAGTCACTTGGGCTTCTTCATCCGTTTATGCCATTTTTAACAGAAGAAATCCATGCCATGCTAAGCCCAGATTATCTCTCTTTAACGGCGCTACCTACTGCATATGGCATCTCATTTGACCATCCATCCGTAAAGCGAATGTTAGTTGTAAAAGAGATTGTCACTAAAGTTCGCAATATGAGAGCGGAATTGGGAGTAAAGCCTGAAAAAAAATGTAAAATTATTTTGAAATTTAATGATTCAGCACTCCAAAATACAATGGAGAAGGAAATGAAATCTATTCTTCAGCTAACAAAAGCTGAGACAATAGAGTTTTTACCTGAGTATACCTTGAACAATACTGATTCTGTTGGTGCGTTTTCCTTGGGAGAAATTGTACTTCCACTGGAAGGGATATTCGATTTCGAAAAAGAGAAACAAAGATTAGAAAAGGAAAAAAAGCAAATCCAAGGTGAGATGGAGAAGTTGGAATCCAAAATCAACAACCCCGCTTTTGTGGAGAAAGCAAAACCAGAAGTAGTGGAAAAAGAAAAAGAAAAGTACGCTACCTGGAAGGAAAAATTAGAAAGTATCAATAGGGCCTTAGAAAAAATTGAAACATAA
- a CDS encoding thioredoxin family protein, with protein MIRNSIFFAPKKDKNRSLALAAVLLLAFCSFSTCSKTKESVSLSLLNASLEEARNQGQRLVVLFGADWCPDCRAFEQMLNDRKVSELTKAKFLFLKIDVGQFDKNLELNAYLGNPIAKGIPAVVILDPFSSGKILVSTEGGEFSEASKMKPEQILSFFQKYSNF; from the coding sequence ATGATCCGCAACTCAATCTTCTTTGCACCCAAAAAAGACAAAAACAGATCTCTTGCGTTAGCAGCTGTTTTACTACTTGCCTTTTGTTCGTTTTCTACCTGCTCCAAAACCAAAGAAAGTGTCTCCCTGTCTCTGCTTAATGCTTCTTTAGAAGAAGCTCGGAACCAAGGCCAAAGATTGGTAGTACTCTTCGGAGCAGACTGGTGCCCAGATTGTCGAGCCTTCGAACAAATGTTAAACGATCGTAAGGTTTCAGAACTTACAAAGGCTAAATTTCTATTTCTCAAAATTGATGTTGGCCAATTTGACAAAAACCTCGAGCTAAATGCTTACCTAGGCAACCCAATTGCAAAAGGGATTCCTGCCGTGGTCATACTGGATCCATTCTCCTCCGGTAAGATTTTGGTGAGTACAGAAGGTGGGGAATTTTCAGAAGCAAGCAAAATGAAACCTGAACAAATCCTTTCTTTTTTCCAGAAATATTCTAACTTTTAA
- a CDS encoding M23 family metallopeptidase, producing the protein MRRLKKIASLLLIFTFSDCASQKGFVFKNNPLFGWLESSSYERTINPDPIFQKSPNLIAHEFEFPAGGKLGETFYIAQKFGVENQKFGNRLHLGEDWNFIGGGDSDFGSPVYSVADGVVSCIANYGGGWGKVIRVVYKIQNNQSTQFVEALYAHLYTIEVEPGQMVRKGEWLGGIGDASGKYSSHLHFELREEKNLPLGGGYSFETKGYLAPTKFIINRLGLEKKMTEDQFLYERLAPTTGLKTLNQI; encoded by the coding sequence ATGAGAAGACTCAAAAAGATTGCATCTCTACTTCTCATCTTTACTTTTTCAGACTGCGCGAGCCAAAAGGGTTTCGTTTTCAAAAACAACCCTTTATTTGGTTGGCTCGAGTCTTCTTCTTATGAAAGGACGATCAATCCCGATCCCATCTTTCAAAAATCACCAAATTTGATTGCTCATGAGTTTGAATTTCCAGCTGGTGGAAAGTTAGGCGAAACATTTTACATCGCGCAAAAATTTGGCGTGGAAAACCAAAAATTTGGGAATCGTTTACATCTTGGTGAAGATTGGAACTTTATTGGGGGCGGTGACTCTGATTTTGGATCCCCTGTCTATTCGGTCGCCGATGGTGTCGTTAGTTGCATTGCTAATTATGGTGGCGGTTGGGGCAAAGTCATTCGAGTTGTTTATAAAATCCAAAACAATCAATCGACCCAATTTGTAGAGGCACTGTATGCTCATCTCTATACAATCGAAGTTGAGCCTGGACAAATGGTACGGAAAGGCGAATGGTTGGGTGGGATTGGGGATGCAAGTGGGAAGTATTCTTCTCATTTGCATTTTGAATTGAGGGAGGAAAAGAACCTCCCTCTGGGGGGAGGTTACTCCTTTGAAACAAAAGGTTATCTTGCACCCACCAAGTTTATCATCAACAGGCTAGGGCTGGAGAAAAAAATGACAGAGGACCAGTTTTTATATGAAAGACTTGCTCCAACAACCGGACTAAAAACTCTTAATCAAATCTAG
- a CDS encoding sodium:solute symporter family protein, with protein MKTTLQAIDYLILIVFLGFMVGIGFLLKKKMSGSKEFLLAGRQIPAWITGIAFISANISALELLGMSASGAEYGFLTFHFYYLGAIPGMIFLGIFMMPFYYSSKIRSVPEYLRYRFNQPAHLINSIITLVSLALGSGIYLYSLSLIFETMLGWNPHLSILLSAFIVLIYTYFGGLSSSIYTEVMQFFLTIFGLFPLVWMGLIEVGGWEGLLSKIPESHKHMWKDLPNGANPLGWDLLAVTVGLGFVLSFSYWTCGFTEVQRAMAAKDLVAARRTPLIGAVFKLFLPFLTVIPGLVALTSYSAELKGEYNKSFLILLKEFYPNGMLGLGTTAFLAAFMAGMSSSITALNTIFTYDIYQTYIKKDLKDTEYLKIGKLCTMFAVFFAIFASYIAMGFENIMNYIQLLFSFFNAPLISIFLLGMFWKRASSWSAFWGMLLGTGSGILHYVLTLIDVLKYKSDMVSNFYGAIYSGFACFMAMVIVSFIEKPKLDKDLSGLMYESRDKTQDFWNPQILAWGFGLLLLLFGFNWIFR; from the coding sequence ATGAAGACCACATTACAGGCGATAGATTATTTAATCCTAATCGTGTTCCTTGGCTTCATGGTGGGGATAGGATTTCTTTTGAAAAAGAAAATGTCCGGTTCCAAAGAGTTTCTCTTGGCAGGAAGACAAATCCCTGCTTGGATCACTGGCATCGCCTTTATATCAGCAAATATTTCGGCATTGGAATTGTTGGGAATGAGCGCGAGTGGAGCCGAATATGGATTTCTGACCTTTCATTTCTATTACCTGGGTGCTATACCAGGGATGATCTTTCTAGGTATCTTTATGATGCCTTTTTATTATTCCTCCAAAATACGGTCTGTTCCGGAATACTTGCGGTACCGCTTTAACCAACCTGCGCACCTTATCAACTCTATCATTACTTTGGTCTCACTGGCACTCGGGTCTGGCATTTATTTGTATTCCTTATCCTTAATATTTGAAACCATGCTTGGTTGGAACCCTCATCTTTCTATTCTCTTAAGCGCATTCATCGTACTCATCTACACTTACTTTGGCGGGCTTAGTTCTTCTATTTATACCGAGGTCATGCAATTCTTTCTGACTATTTTTGGGCTCTTCCCTCTCGTTTGGATGGGATTGATCGAAGTAGGAGGATGGGAGGGATTGTTAAGTAAGATTCCTGAATCACACAAACATATGTGGAAAGATTTACCAAATGGAGCAAATCCTTTAGGTTGGGACTTATTAGCTGTCACAGTTGGTCTGGGATTTGTTTTGTCATTCTCCTATTGGACCTGTGGTTTCACAGAAGTACAAAGAGCAATGGCCGCAAAGGATTTAGTTGCTGCCAGAAGAACACCCTTGATAGGCGCTGTATTCAAATTGTTTTTGCCTTTTTTGACCGTAATACCTGGGTTAGTCGCCTTAACTTCCTACTCAGCAGAGTTAAAGGGAGAATACAACAAAAGCTTCTTAATTTTACTAAAGGAGTTTTATCCAAATGGAATGCTGGGCTTGGGGACCACAGCTTTTCTTGCCGCTTTTATGGCAGGTATGTCTAGTTCCATCACTGCACTCAATACAATTTTTACGTATGATATTTACCAAACTTATATCAAGAAAGACTTAAAAGATACAGAATATCTTAAAATTGGAAAACTATGCACTATGTTTGCAGTCTTTTTTGCTATTTTTGCCTCTTATATTGCAATGGGTTTTGAAAATATCATGAATTACATCCAATTGCTGTTTTCCTTTTTTAATGCTCCTTTAATTTCAATTTTTCTTTTGGGGATGTTTTGGAAAAGGGCATCATCTTGGAGTGCATTTTGGGGAATGTTATTAGGAACAGGTTCGGGAATTCTACACTATGTTTTAACTTTAATAGATGTGCTGAAATATAAATCAGACATGGTGTCGAATTTTTATGGTGCAATCTATTCAGGATTTGCCTGTTTTATGGCAATGGTAATCGTAAGTTTTATCGAAAAACCTAAGTTAGATAAAGACTTAAGTGGACTTATGTATGAATCCAGGGACAAAACTCAGGATTTTTGGAATCCTCAGATTTTAGCTTGGGGTTTTGGACTACTCCTGCTTCTCTTTGGATTCAATTGGATATTTCGATAA
- a CDS encoding S8 family serine peptidase, which yields MQRLFLLVAINLLLLFQCGSSSQDEERASLILNQFLLNGTGALSYSPTDCSAIANPNDPFFNYQWHLRNTGQAMYSASQSAGLAGMDLNVSTVWQNGLSGKGSIIGIVDDGVLLDHEDLLPNARSDSVNFLFGSNGLAKNDTGGQLANHGTSVAGLISARGGNSIGVTGVAPCSSFTAFNFLSRPTDTNLTISLSENKQIHISNNSWGSTDGSGHYQSAPSIFFSAIESGIKNGRNQLGTIYVWAAGNGAGTLGEPVGTEVDNSNYDGYTNHYGTITVTGILNDGTRASYSEKGTNLWLAAFTGRDGIVNTALSTTDNFGTGVEWGYNPGDGSTAFPVSSSYNFSNQKYHNSFNGTSGAAPQVAGVIALLLEKYPNLTWRDTKKILAKSAKQVNPSHSSWVTTGKAYTFSNVFGFGAVDAAQALNIASSWTSVGSSSSLKVYTKEANISHAINTSGTFTSYSISISGSGITKIESIQLYLSSDHTNPGELTMELEAQDGIKFEFHENHLCYSGPKKTLPTINCSALSNHPFGINGFLDYAADGTWKINVKDTNTGTAAGNLTKYKIIFYGS from the coding sequence GTGCAGAGGCTTTTCCTACTCGTCGCTATCAATTTGCTTCTTCTTTTCCAATGTGGGTCTTCCTCCCAAGATGAAGAACGAGCGAGCCTCATCCTAAACCAATTCTTATTGAATGGAACGGGTGCCCTTTCTTATTCGCCTACAGACTGTTCCGCGATAGCAAATCCGAATGATCCTTTTTTCAACTACCAATGGCACCTTAGGAACACAGGCCAGGCTATGTACTCCGCAAGCCAGTCTGCCGGCCTTGCGGGGATGGATCTAAATGTGAGTACGGTTTGGCAAAATGGCCTTTCAGGCAAAGGTAGTATCATCGGTATAGTGGATGATGGTGTTCTCTTAGATCATGAAGACCTTTTGCCAAATGCTAGGTCTGATAGTGTTAATTTTCTCTTTGGATCCAACGGTTTAGCAAAAAATGATACTGGTGGTCAACTTGCAAATCATGGGACCTCAGTGGCAGGATTAATCTCCGCACGCGGAGGAAATTCCATCGGAGTAACAGGAGTGGCCCCATGCTCCAGTTTTACTGCCTTTAATTTTCTTTCTAGGCCAACAGACACAAATTTAACCATCTCCTTGAGTGAAAATAAACAAATCCATATTTCTAACAATAGTTGGGGGAGTACTGACGGATCTGGCCATTACCAGTCAGCTCCCAGCATATTCTTTTCGGCAATCGAATCCGGTATCAAAAACGGGCGTAATCAGCTCGGAACGATTTATGTGTGGGCTGCTGGAAATGGTGCAGGGACCTTAGGCGAACCTGTAGGAACCGAGGTTGACAACTCAAATTACGATGGTTATACGAATCATTATGGAACCATCACAGTTACGGGTATATTGAATGACGGAACACGAGCTTCCTATTCAGAAAAGGGAACCAATCTTTGGTTAGCTGCTTTTACAGGAAGAGATGGAATTGTGAATACTGCACTGAGCACTACAGACAACTTTGGTACTGGAGTAGAATGGGGATATAATCCAGGAGATGGATCCACCGCGTTTCCAGTCTCGAGCTCATATAACTTCAGCAATCAAAAATACCACAATTCTTTCAATGGAACCTCTGGAGCTGCTCCTCAGGTGGCCGGTGTCATTGCTTTGCTTTTGGAAAAATACCCTAACCTAACATGGAGAGATACAAAGAAAATTTTAGCAAAATCGGCAAAACAAGTCAATCCTTCTCATAGTTCTTGGGTCACAACAGGAAAAGCATACACATTTAGCAATGTATTCGGATTTGGTGCTGTTGATGCCGCTCAGGCACTCAACATTGCTTCTTCATGGACCTCTGTTGGGAGCTCAAGTAGCCTAAAGGTTTATACAAAAGAGGCAAACATATCCCATGCAATCAATACATCCGGGACGTTTACATCTTATTCTATCTCCATCTCTGGCTCCGGAATCACAAAAATAGAATCCATCCAACTCTATCTCAGCTCGGATCATACAAATCCTGGCGAGCTCACTATGGAACTAGAAGCTCAAGATGGGATTAAATTTGAATTCCATGAAAACCATCTTTGCTATTCTGGACCAAAGAAAACACTACCAACTATCAACTGTTCTGCTTTGTCGAACCATCCGTTCGGAATCAATGGCTTCCTAGATTATGCCGCAGACGGAACATGGAAAATCAATGTAAAGGATACAAATACTGGTACAGCTGCTGGAAATCTTACAAAGTACAAAATCATTTTTTATGGATCCTGA
- a CDS encoding ACP S-malonyltransferase, which translates to MSTAKLLSTYLSQSQKFFLQFGGQGSPYLKELAKLYQDPNLKEFFDVTFQTTSEIYAREKSSPFLNEGFDFKAWVENPDAAPSEEYLARAPISVPGIFMTQIANYVLLTKSGYSTSELLQATGAISGHSQGVIAGAFVGLGKEGKDFLTAYADFLRFVFYLGYNGQKVYPDFSISPDLVQANLDNGDKNPAPMVAVIGYTKDELESRVKETNESLGLKGKDTIYISLYNTPDSMILSALPSSLVKFRSKWKAEMDEKKFKFVYLKTTAPFHCPFMDESLPSFENGDASIVPFPYTGEDLKVPVYSIYDGHNLQSEGNLRNVLFKMVLIEPLFWDLAIAPVIKDNSIQGIIDFGPSVVSQRLTGGHLKALNIEKLSLCVSNAKELKQLIEV; encoded by the coding sequence ATGAGCACAGCAAAATTACTATCTACATATCTTTCTCAATCCCAAAAGTTCTTTCTTCAATTTGGCGGACAAGGCTCTCCTTATTTAAAAGAATTAGCAAAACTCTACCAAGATCCAAACTTAAAAGAATTTTTTGACGTTACCTTCCAAACAACATCTGAGATCTACGCCAGAGAAAAATCCTCCCCATTTTTAAATGAAGGATTTGATTTTAAAGCATGGGTAGAAAACCCAGATGCTGCTCCTTCTGAAGAGTACCTTGCGCGTGCACCTATTTCTGTTCCAGGGATTTTCATGACCCAGATTGCAAACTATGTCCTACTTACAAAGAGTGGATATAGCACTTCAGAACTTTTACAGGCGACTGGAGCCATCAGTGGCCATAGCCAAGGTGTGATTGCTGGTGCATTTGTGGGACTAGGTAAAGAAGGTAAAGACTTTTTGACTGCCTATGCTGATTTCCTAAGATTTGTCTTTTATTTGGGCTATAATGGACAGAAAGTGTATCCTGATTTTTCTATCTCACCTGACCTGGTGCAGGCGAACCTAGACAATGGCGATAAAAATCCTGCGCCTATGGTTGCGGTGATCGGGTATACAAAAGATGAGTTAGAAAGCCGAGTCAAAGAAACCAATGAATCTTTGGGATTAAAGGGAAAAGATACAATTTATATTTCCCTATACAATACACCCGATTCTATGATACTCTCTGCTCTTCCGTCTTCCTTGGTAAAATTTAGAAGCAAATGGAAAGCAGAAATGGACGAAAAGAAATTTAAGTTTGTCTACTTAAAGACAACGGCTCCTTTCCACTGCCCATTCATGGATGAATCATTGCCGTCTTTCGAGAATGGCGATGCCTCAATCGTTCCATTCCCTTATACTGGTGAAGATCTAAAAGTTCCAGTCTACAGCATCTATGATGGACACAACCTACAGTCAGAAGGAAATCTAAGAAATGTCCTTTTTAAAATGGTTCTCATTGAACCCTTGTTTTGGGATTTGGCTATTGCTCCTGTCATCAAAGACAACAGTATCCAAGGTATTATCGATTTTGGCCCAAGTGTTGTTAGCCAAAGGCTTACTGGCGGGCACTTAAAAGCTCTAAATATCGAAAAATTATCACTTTGTGTTTCCAACGCAAAGGAGCTCAAACAACTAATCGAAGTTTAA
- a CDS encoding WYL domain-containing protein, which yields MNPSTLRAANKLNLIRILSAHPDGLSLEELQKISGHKSLGSLKNELGELCMIEMYPYSPLDYVEVEYDGEKVKIRLPVPIDKHIPMNPEEWLQLRKLLSQTTHEDEKKYSESILKKIDSIIPTGNFEPNLATQALIKKAIETKSVLVIGYWKRDKREKESRSVQPWIYWEASDDYLLAFDLEKKEFRSFRLDCILSAELSNQATTELPESAKDWLDRFSQLISQKQVSSTTLVQLWLTESASYHLGQRIELKPISGSKSFHGIPYRLFSSPLVDEQWFVHTILSYGKSAIIHSPESLQQRVIQILGDIVSTNSQ from the coding sequence ATGAATCCATCTACACTTCGTGCTGCCAACAAACTTAATCTCATTAGGATACTTTCAGCGCATCCCGATGGATTGAGTTTGGAGGAGCTGCAGAAGATTTCTGGCCACAAATCACTTGGCTCTCTTAAAAATGAACTAGGAGAGCTCTGTATGATTGAGATGTATCCTTATTCTCCTTTGGATTATGTGGAAGTGGAATACGATGGAGAAAAAGTAAAGATACGACTCCCTGTCCCCATCGACAAACATATACCCATGAATCCTGAGGAGTGGTTGCAACTCCGAAAGTTATTGAGCCAAACGACACATGAGGATGAAAAAAAATATTCTGAGTCCATCCTCAAAAAAATCGATTCCATCATACCGACTGGAAACTTCGAACCCAATCTTGCGACACAGGCTTTGATCAAAAAAGCCATCGAAACAAAATCCGTTTTAGTCATTGGCTATTGGAAACGGGATAAACGAGAAAAGGAATCACGATCTGTCCAACCTTGGATCTATTGGGAGGCAAGTGATGACTATTTGTTGGCTTTTGATTTAGAAAAAAAGGAATTTAGATCTTTTCGTTTGGATTGTATTCTCTCAGCAGAACTGTCAAACCAAGCAACTACTGAGTTGCCAGAGTCGGCCAAGGATTGGTTAGACCGCTTTTCACAACTGATTTCCCAAAAACAGGTCTCCTCAACAACTCTCGTACAACTTTGGTTAACAGAAAGTGCTTCTTACCATTTAGGCCAGAGAATTGAGTTAAAGCCAATATCTGGTTCAAAATCTTTCCATGGGATTCCCTATCGACTTTTTTCTTCACCTCTAGTGGACGAACAATGGTTTGTCCATACAATCCTTTCCTACGGAAAATCTGCCATCATCCATTCCCCTGAATCTCTACAACAAAGAGTCATTCAAATTCTTGGTGATATCGTTTCGACTAACTCTCAATAG